Sequence from the Periplaneta americana isolate PAMFEO1 chromosome 5, P.americana_PAMFEO1_priV1, whole genome shotgun sequence genome:
GCAGCGCTTTGATCCTTGAAAACTACATTTCTGTGCTTTCTTGTTTGAACCCTTGGAGCTGCTGCTTCTATTGATGCTGTTGGAGTTGCCATCTCTGCTGTTTCAGTTTCAGCTTCAACCGAGTTGGCTGGACCAGCAGTGGAAGGAGATACGTCCTCGGAAGGCTTTGTTGCGAGTTGTACTTCCTCTGCGAACATAACTGTAATGTAAACAACATCTCAACTCACTCATTATGTTCTGTAGAATATTCTTCTTCATTCTATCACTGTTGGATCTAGTTACCtgtttttttcagttggttatttaaagacgctgtatcaaatactggtttatttaacgtcgatgggattggtgatagcgagatggtattttgcaaGATGAACCGAGGATTTTCCATAGATTTTTTACATTTGCctcacagttggggaaaaccttggaaaaacccaatcaCATAGTCAGTCCaagagggattcgaacccacgtagcagcgcaactccggatcagaaggcaagctgactgagctatgccagtggcctAGTTATCTGTTACTGGTTCAATTCAAGTaaatataattgaataatttttttattataaataataactagTTTCCATTCTAAAGATACATATTTACGCtacgacattttttttaattatagcccAACCGCTTTTTGCTGCTTAACACTATCTTCCATCTTTTCATCAAAGATGAATAGGCTAAGAagcaaattaaatgttaaatagaTATTCACTGCTTACCTTCTAGTTCACTCTCCAGCATATCGGAGTCAATAGCTCCCGGAATGTGGACCATTATATGCGGTGATATTTGGGCCACAGTTGGATCAATGTCCTCCACAATTACTGGTGGACCACCCCCTGTAGCCATTGCTGCCTGACGTTCTTTCGTCAAAACATTACGCTGATGGCATTTTATATTCGCCCATAGTTTCCTCAGTTGTTTTTCATTTCTCTAGAATCATTATAacgaaattacaataaaattcccAACTCCGCATAAAataacttcataatttatttatttataataatatactttattcaaagaaaatattgtagGAAGGTGTACTTACATGTTCGACAATATTTATGGACGAATTAAATTCCTCAGTAATCTTCACCCAACATTCGTATTTTTGTCTTGAAGATACTGAATCTGTCTTCTTATTCTCTAAGATCGTGGAATATTTAAGGATAATTTCTTTTAATACTTCTTTTTCTAGAGAagtaaaatgtttactttttctcttccCTTCCATTTCAACTTTAACCTACAGACGCTATGTATAATGTACAAATTCGGAGACAAAAGAAAAACGAAATTGGAGACAAAAGAAAAACGAAATTCGAGACAAAGGAAGAACGACCGTCTGATTTACATTGTTGTGACAATGGCCTTGCAATTTCTCATACCAATAAGTTCGACTTATTTATATACACATAAGTTACACTTATTGAATGAAACTTAACAAAGTACGACTTATTAGCCGACTATGAATACCGTAATCATATAAGTTAAGATTTTCCAATAAGTATAACTTAACAAAGTCAAACTTATTGAACAAATAAGTCACtgactatgaataccggccttaatgtcccgcaagaaatttttcaagtccaatgatgggacactgcgcatgcgcaaaacacagacaagtaaaggagctaccacacaaTAGATAAAGCTAGTGCTCTaaggccggtattcatagtcgagatgtcattttttttattgggttattttacgacgctgtatcaacatctaaattatttagcgtctgaatgatatgaaggtgataatgccggtgaaatgagtccggggtccagcaccgaaagttacccagcatttactcgtattgggttgagggaaaaccccggaaaaaatctcaaccaggtaacttgccccgaccgggattcgaacccgggccatctggtttcgcagtcagacgcgctgaccgttactccacaggcgtggacgagATCCCCCCCCCGTGGACGAGAGATAAGTCATACTTATATATAAGTCGAACTTAAATCTCGTCTCAATTGCAGATTTCGGTCCATATAAGTCGTACTTATTATAAGTCGTGTTTATTTTATAAGCTTTACTTTACAAAGTCTGACTTCATGAAGTTGAACTTATTGCAATTCATAGTGACTCAAGTGAGACttatgttatgaaataagttaaacttTATCAAGTCAAGTCAAGGGAACCCctgacttatgtcagttttaaccTAAAAATTAATAACGTATATAATGAACTGGCCAAGGAAATTATTGAAATGCAGGAAATTTGCGCCCAAAAGCGTTACTTGCGAAGCATCATGGGTcgctttgaattttataatgatctTGAATTCAAAAGGTTTCTTTTTGCAAAAGGTTTTGGAATCAGTACTTCCGAAAGTGGGAAGAACTCTTGCAAAACCGAGATAGCGAGTTTGCCATTTTTTCTAGATTACTACTTCTTGTTCGCTTGAGATTTTATGCcatggaaaattttgaaataagtttaatgttcttaaaatatagcCATAACCGTAGTCTATAAAGTCTATAAATATATCAGTTATTTGTCGGCCTAGGTAGCATAGTTGGAATAGcggtggccttctgtgctcgagattgcgggttcgatcccggcctaggtcgatggcatttaagtgtgtttaaatgtgacaggctcatgccagtacatttagtggcatgtaaaagaactcctgcgtgaaaAAATTACGGCACATCGGTGGTGCTGCAGTtgtaagcgtcgttaaataaaccataatttaatttatatgaggTATTCAATATATCGGTGAGGTTAGGTTTCTTTAATATACATGAAATTTCAGTGTTAGTAAGATTAAACACCCTTATccagtc
This genomic interval carries:
- the LOC138700149 gene encoding uncharacterized protein, whose protein sequence is MATGGGPPVIVEDIDPTVAQISPHIMVHIPGAIDSDMLESELEVMFAEEVQLATKPSEDVSPSTAGPANSVEAETETAEMATPTASIEAAAPRVQTRKHRNVVFKDQSAALLQLEIKKTKLELETAEIMLRVAKKKEQLIDIELAKAQRLT